From the genome of Armatimonadota bacterium, one region includes:
- the rpsO gene encoding 30S ribosomal protein S15, which produces MLKREAKQGILGKYRRHNEDTGSPEVQIALLTERINHLAGHLKNHAKDFHSRRGLLKMVGQRRRLLAYLERADIAAYRRIVESLDLRR; this is translated from the coding sequence ATGCTTAAGCGTGAGGCCAAGCAGGGAATCCTCGGTAAGTACCGGCGACACAACGAGGACACAGGATCACCCGAGGTGCAGATCGCGTTGCTCACCGAACGGATCAATCACCTCGCCGGGCACCTCAAGAATCACGCAAAGGATTTCCACTCACGACGGGGCCTGCTGAAGATGGTGGGGCAGCGCCGGCGGCTGCTTGCTTATCTCGAGAGGGCCGACATCGCCGCCTACCGGCGAATTGTGGAATCGCTGGACCTGCGGCGCTGA
- a CDS encoding bifunctional riboflavin kinase/FAD synthetase, translating to MNVVRGLEDLPSDTGPAAVALGTFDGLHLGHRAVVAALRSAAARGGLRSVATTFDPHPLTVVAPPDQPFLLTTIEERTDLFAPLGIDTLLIVRFDAGLREVSAAGWLEMLSGRLRAREMVVSSNHAFGRGREGNIAMLQGWAGARGIGVTVVPAVHNGGAVISSSGIRERLRVGDVRTAAQWLGRWYTVRGEVVAGDGRGRVLGVPTANLQISPQKVVPCPGVYAAYATVTGQIHMAAVNIGVRPTFGAGPQTMEAHLLDADQDLYGQTVDVAFVSRLRDERRFPDRETLEVRMAEDLIAVRACLESTGSGADG from the coding sequence CATTCGACGGGCTCCACCTGGGACACCGGGCGGTGGTTGCCGCGCTGCGGTCGGCTGCCGCGCGTGGAGGCCTGCGGTCCGTGGCCACCACGTTTGATCCTCACCCCCTGACTGTGGTCGCGCCGCCGGACCAGCCCTTCCTGCTGACAACGATCGAGGAACGGACCGATCTGTTCGCCCCCCTGGGGATTGACACGCTGCTGATCGTACGGTTCGACGCGGGATTGCGCGAGGTTTCGGCCGCTGGCTGGCTGGAGATGCTGTCCGGCCGGCTCCGGGCTCGCGAGATGGTTGTGTCCTCCAACCATGCCTTCGGCCGCGGTCGCGAGGGCAACATCGCAATGCTCCAGGGGTGGGCCGGTGCTCGGGGGATTGGTGTGACGGTCGTGCCGGCTGTGCACAACGGCGGAGCGGTCATCAGCAGCAGCGGGATCCGCGAGCGTCTTCGGGTCGGAGACGTCAGGACCGCTGCCCAATGGCTGGGCCGCTGGTACACGGTCCGGGGAGAGGTCGTTGCAGGCGACGGACGCGGCCGGGTCCTGGGAGTGCCCACGGCCAACCTCCAGATCAGCCCGCAGAAGGTGGTGCCGTGCCCGGGAGTCTATGCCGCCTATGCCACCGTAACCGGCCAGATTCACATGGCCGCGGTTAACATCGGCGTGCGGCCGACGTTCGGCGCCGGACCGCAGACGATGGAGGCGCACCTGCTGGATGCGGACCAGGACCTCTACGGGCAGACGGTTGATGTGGCGTTCGTCTCCAGGCTTCGAGATGAGCGGCGATTCCCGGACCGCGAGACCCTAGAGGTCCGGATGGCAGAGGATCTCATTGCCGTTAGGGCATGCCTGGAGAGTACAGGTAGCGGTGCGGACGGGTGA